Part of the Pseudomonas sp. Leaf58 genome is shown below.
TCGACCGCCCCGATGACGACACTCGGGAAATCAGCCAGGCCGTCCAGGCGTTCACTGCCCGGCGCATCCAGAAGCGCCTGGAAGAAACCATCGAGATTCCACCGCTGGCCGACACCGCGCAAAAAATCATCAAGCTGCGGGTAGACCCTAATGCCAGCATCGATGACATCACCGGCGTGGTCGAAACCGACCCGGCGTTGGCGGCGCAGGTGGTGAGTTGGGCGGCATCGCCTTACTATGCCTCGCCGGGCAAGATCCGCTCGGTGGAGGACGCCATCGTCCGCGTGCTGGGCTTCGACCTGGTGATCAACCTGGCCCTGGGCCTGGCACTGGGCAAAACCCTGAGCCTGCCGAAAGATCAGCCGCAGCAGGCCACGCCGTACTGGCAGCAGTCGATCTACACCGCCGCAATCATCGAAGGCCTGACCCGCGCCATGCCCCGGGCGGAACGCCCCGAAGCCGGCCTTACCTACCTGGCTGGGCTGCTACACAACTTTGGCTACCTGCTGCTGGCGCACGTGTTCCCGCCGCACTTCTCGCTGATCTGCCGCCACTTGGAGGTCAACCCGCACCTGAACCACACCTATGTGGAACAGCACCTGCTGGGCATCAGCCGCGAACAGATCGGCGCTTGGCTGATGAAGCTGTGGGACATGCCGGAAGAACTGTCGACTGCGCTGCGCTTCCAGCACGACCCCGCCTATGACGGCGAGTATTCGGCATTCCCCAACCTGGTGTGCCTGGCGACTCGCCTGCTGCGCGCGCGGGGGATTGGCTCGGGGCCGCAGGAGGAGATTCCTGACCAATTGCTGGAGCGCTTGGGGATTACCCGGGACAAGGCCGATGATGCGGTGAATAAGGTGCTGGAGGCCGAGAGCCTGTTGCGCGAGTTGGCTTCGCAGTTCCACGCACCGCATTAAGCATTAGCGGATAACCTGTGGGAGCGGGCGGGCCCGCGAATCAAGCGACGCAGTGCATGGCACCGGCTGCGCCGGTGTTCGCGGGCACGCCCGCTCCCACAGTATGAGTCAGCAGGGTCTATTGGGTTTCAGCCCTTCTTCTTCGGCTTCAGGTACTTCATCAACCCCTGAAACCACATCACCAACGCCGGATTGCCCTTGATCTGGATGTTCTTGTCCTGAACCCCCTGCATGAACGCCAACTGCTTGTTGCCTGCCTGCATCGTGGCAAAGCCATAGGCCGCGTCCTTGAAGGCAATAGCAAAGGCCGGCTGCGGGTGGGCACCGCCTTTGCTGTTGATGCGCTCGTTGTTGACGATGAAGTGCCGGGCGACCTTGCCGTCCAGGGTCTGCATCTGGAACACCAGGTCCTTGCCCTTTAGCTGCTGCTGGAAAGCCGGATTGTTACGGCTGGCCCTGGCCATCAATAGCCCCATGGCCCAGAGAAGAAAGCGGAACTTCATCAGCGCGCCTCGAATAAAAAGTGACTAAGGCGCGCAGTCTATCCTTTTCCAGAACTATTTTTGCAAGTTCGCAACATTTTGCCTGCAGAAAGCACAGCGGGCGCCCTGGGGCGCCCGCTTGGCTGACACGGGGTTGTCAGGGAGCGATCACTTGCCTTTCTTGGCCGGCTTGGCGGGGGCGTTGACACTGTCGCGCAGGTTCTTGCCTGGCTTGAAGGCCACGGTATTGCTGGCCTTGATCTTGACCGGCTCACCGGTTTGCGGGTTTTTCCCGGTACGCGCGCCGCGATGACGTTTTTCAAAGGTGCCGAAACCGACCAGGGTCACTGTGTCCTTGTCCAAGGCACCGGTGATGCTGTCGAGAATCGCGTTCAAAACCTGATTGGCCTTTTCCTTAGTCAGATCGGCCTTTTCGGCAATGACGGCGGCGAGTTCTGGTTTGCGCATAGTGAAGCCTCTTTGACGGAATTCTTGTTGTTATGCCGTGCTGCCTTTGGGAGCAGCGCTCAAGGCACCGCAGGCTCTAATCTGCGGCAGACGGGAGTGAGGATGGCACGAGCATCGGGGCCGCGCCAGTATCTGCGCGGCCATTGTGCAGGCAACAACAGGATAAATCCGACAGAACGCCCGCTATTTATGCCATTACCGGGGGTAACTGGCGATTAAGCGCCAGCTTGTCCATGACCGCCGCCCCCGTGAGGGCGTAGCCCAACAGCTTGCCATCGGTATCGACGCAGAGCACTTTGAGGTCATTGCCCTGCCCCTCCACCTGCCAGGTGCCTTCCTGGCCCCTGGGCGGTGGTGAAACTACCAGCGGGCAAGCTGGGGTTTTCACCGTAATCGGCATCGGCCCATAGGCCACTGCCGTGGGCTTGCCGGCCAAGGTTTGCGCCAGCGCCCGGGCACAGCTCATCAGTGGCATGACATAGAGCAGGTTGATGCCCTCGACCTCGGCACAGTCGCCAAGGGCAAAGATATTGGCGTGGCACGTACGCAACTCGCGGTCTACGCAGACGCCGCGGTTGGTCTGCAGGCCGGCGGCAGCAGCCAAGTCGATGCGCGGGCGCAGGCCAATGGCCGAAACCACCAGGTCGCAGGCGATTACGCGGCCATCGGACAGGTGCGCCTCCAAGCCCTGGGTCACCTGCTGCAGGCGGGTCAGAACCGGGCCCAGGTGAAAGCGCACGCCCAAACCTTCCAGGCCCGCTTGCACGGCGGCGGCGGCAGCCGGGTGCAACAGTGTCGGCATGATTTGCTCGCACGGCGCGACCACGTCTACCTGGAAGCCACCCTGGCTCATGTCGTTAGCGAATTCACAGCCGATCAGCCCAGCACCGAGGATCAGCACACGTTGCTTGCCGTCAGCGGCGGCGCGGAAGCGGGCGTAGTCTTCCAGGTCGTTGATTGGGAACAACCCGTCGCCGCCATCGCCTTCAATTTGCACCTGCACGGTCTGCGCGCCCCAGGCTAGTACCAGGTCACGGTACTCCACCGCTTCTTCACCGATCCACAAGCGCTGGTGGCCGGGGTCGATGCCACTGATGCGGGTATGGGTGCGAATCTCGGCGTTCAGTTGCTCGGCCATGGCGCCCGCCTCGGCCATGCACAGGCCATCGGCGTCTTTCTGCTTGGCAAAGCCCATGGACAACATGGGTTTGGAGTACGAGCGACCGTCATCGGCAGTGATCAGCAGCAGCGGCGTCTGCGCATCGAGCTTGCGAAATTCACGGGCCAAGTTGTAGCCCGCCAGGCCGGTACCGACGATTACCACAGGGGACGTCATGTCGTGCTTGCCTCGATTAGCCGATGGAGATCATTTCAAAGTCGCTCTTGCCGACACCGCAGTCGGGGCACAACCAGTCTTGCGGCACGTCTTCCCAACGGGTGCCGGGGGCGATGCCGTCGTCGGGCCAACCTTCAGCTTCGTCGTAGATCAGGCCGCAGACAATACATTGCCACTTTTTCATAGGGTTCCTCGGTTCAGGCTGGATTTCGTGTGGCTGCTGATGGCCCTTTCGCGGCTAAAGCCGCTCCTACAGGGACCGTGCAGCGTCAGCGGTTGTGCGGTCCGTGTGGGAGCGGCTTTAGCCGCGAAGAAGCCAGCGCGCAATTCGTGGTGGGCTTTGTAGCGGCCCTACCGGCAGTATGCAAGCAGTCGGGGCAATCATGCTAAGCTCGCCGCCTCTCTGGTGGTAACAAGCAGACCGACGTGTCGTACGAATCCCCGCAAGCAGCCGCTGTCGCGTGGCTGCCGTATTCGCAGCTGGCGACCGACATCGACCAGCCAACCCTAGACTGGCTGTTCGACGAGGGCTCGCTGACTCGCCGCCTGACCCGCCTGTCCCTTGATCACTTTTCCGTCACCCCGCTGTTCGAGGGCTGGCAGCCGCTGCGCGATGACGAAAGCCAAGCACTGGGCATCGCTGCCGGTGCCGAAGGCTGGGTCCGCGAGGTGTACCTACGTGGCCATGGTCAGCCTTGGGTGTTCGCCCGCAGCGTCGCTAGCCGCAGCGCCTTGGAGCGCGGCGGGCTGGACCTGGAAACCCTCGGTAGCCGTTCGCTGGGCGAGTTGCTGTTCTGCGACCAGGCGTTCATCCGCCACCCCATCGAGGTGTGCAGTTATCCACAGCCGTGGCTGCCTAGCGAAGCTGCCCACACAGCTCTGTGGGGGCGCCGTTCGCGCTTCGAGCGTGGCGGCCTGGAGCTGTTGGTGGCAGAAGTGTTTCTGCCAGCATTGTGGCAAGCGGCCAAGGAGGAAAACCGCTGATGTACCTGCAACTGCTCAAGTCGCTCAACCGCGTGCACCCGCGGGCCTGGGACTTCGTCCAGCTCAGCCGCATGGACCGGCCGATCGGGATCTACCTGCTGCTGTGGCCAACCTTGTCGGCAGTGTGGATTGCCGGCAACGGTTCGCCTACCCTGGCCAACGTGCTGATCTTCGCCCTTGGCGTGGTGCTGATGCGTGCCGCCGGCTGCTGCATCAACGACTTTGCCGACCGCAAGGTGGACGGCCACGTCAAACGCACTGCCGACCGCCCGTTGGCCAGCGGCCGCGTGCGACCACGCGAGGCGCTGACACTGTTCGCGGTCTTGGTCGGGGTGAGTTTCCTGCTGGTACTGTGCACCAACAGCCAGACCGTGTGGCTCTCGTTTGGCGCGGTAGCCCTGGCGTTCTGCTACCCATTCATGAAGCGTTACACCTATTACCCTCAGGTGGTGCTGGGGGCGGCGTATTCCTGGGGCATTCCGATGGCCTTCACTGCCGCCGGTGGGGAACTGCCGGCTAGCGCCTGGCTGTTGTATATCGCCAACCTGCTGTGGACGGTAGGTTACGACACCTACTACGCCATGGTTGACCGGGATGATGACCTGAAGATTGGCGTGAAATCGACGGCAATCCTGTTCGGTGACGCCGACCGCAGCATCATTCTGACCTTGCAGTTGTTGTCTTTGGGCTGCCTGTTGCTAGCGGGTAGCCGCTTCGACCTGGGGGGCTGGTTCCACCTGGGGCTGCTCGGTGCGGCGGCGTGCTTTGCCTGGGAGTACTGGTCGACGCGCAAGCTGGACCGGGAATCGTGCTTCAAGGCGTTTCTGCACAACCACTGGGCGGGGTTGCTGGTGTTCATGGGTGTGGTGCTGGATTACGCACTGCGCTGAAGCTCCACCAACCTTGGAGCGGGTTTACCCGCGAATGCGATGCCTGCTGCACCACAGCATTCGCGGCTGAACCCGCTCCATCGTTCGGTGGCGCTGTTCAGGGTTTGGCAACGTGCCAGACGTCCTTCACGCCATCACCGGTCTTGTCCCCGGCTTTCTTGTCCTTGATGAAGGTGTACAACGGCTTGCCGTCATAGGCCCACTGCTTGGTGCCGTCATCGCGCATCACCACTGTCCATTTGTCCTTGGCCGGTTCGTCATTGGCCTTGACCATCAACGGCGGCCAGTTGGTAGCGCATTCGCCATTACACATCGACTTGCCGCCGGCATCCTTGTCAAAGGTGTACAAGGTCATGCCGGCATGGTCGACCAACATGTCACCCTTCTTCATCGCATGGTCGGCCGAGGCCACCCCCGGGAGCGCCAGCGCAGTGAAAAGGGCCATCCAGCTCAGCGTTTGTCGTGTCATTGGATTCACCATTGTTTCGGGGGGAGATGAGTTCGGATTGCCGCGATTGCGGCCCATTCAAGCCTAGTCCAGTCACGGAATGTCGCCAGAACGGCCAACACCCTGTCACACAGCTGCAATAATTCCGTTATCTAATGCGGGCCAAGACACCGAATCCAGGAGAGGTTTTGAGCATGGTTGGCAGAAACATTCTGATCGTCGACGACGAAGCGCCTATTCGCGAGATGATCGCCGTTGCTCTGGAAATGGCCGGCTATGACTGCCTGGAAGCGGAAAACTCCCAACAGGCCCATGCGATCATCGTCGACCGCAAACCGGACCTGATCTTGCTCGACTGGATGCTGCCAGGCACATCCGGTATCGAGTTGGCCCGCCGCCTCAAGCGCGACGAGTTGACCGGCGATATCCCGATCATCATGCTGACCGCCAAGGGTGAAGAGGACAACAAAATCCAAGGCCTGGAAGTAGGTGCGGACGACTACATCACCAAGCCGTTCTCGCCGCGTGAACTGGTCGCCCGCCTGAAAGCCGTGCTGCGCCGCACCGGCCCAAGCGACAGCGAGGCCCCGATCGAAGTCGGGGGCCTGCTGCTCGACCCGATCAGCCACCGCGTGACCATCGACGGCAAACCCGCCGAGATGGGCCCCACCGAATACCGCTTGCTGCAGTTCTTCATGACCCACCAGGAACGCGCCTACACCCGTGGCCAGCTGCTCGACCAGGTGTGGGGTGGCAATGTCTATGTCGAAGAACGCACCGTTGACGTGCACATCCGTCGCCTGCGCAAGGCGTTGGGTGAAGCCTATGAAAATCTGGTACAAACCGTCCGGGGCACTGGCTACCGCTTCTCGACCAAGAGCTGATCAAGCTCAAAAGCGCCAAGCTGCACGTCGTTGTACAAGGACCGTCAATTGAACCAGAACTGGCACGCGACCCTGATTCGCCACCTGCTGCTGCTGATTACCGTCTGCCTGATCGGTGGGCTGGTCAGCGGCTACTATGGCTGGAGCCTGGCCATCGGCCTGGCACTTTACCTAAGCTGGACCCTCAAGCAACTGCTACGCCTGCATGACTGGTTGCGCAACCACCAACCCGATGAAGCACCGCCCGATGGCTACGGCCTATGGGGCGAGGTGTTCGACAGCATCTACCACCTGCAACGCCGCGACCAGCGCGTGCGCGGCCGCCTGCAGGCAGTGATCGACCGGGTGCAGGAGTCCACCGCCGCACTGCGTGACGCGGTCATCATGCTCGACAGCGACGGCAACCTGGAATGGTGGAACCGCGCCGCCGAGACCTTGCTGGGCTTCAAGACCCCACAGGACGGCGGCCAGCAAGTGACCAACCTGGTGCGCCACCCGCGTTTCAAGGAATATTTCGAGGCGGAAAACTACCTCGAACCACTAGAAATCCCCTCGCCGATCAACGACCGCATGCGCGTGCAGCTGCACATCACCCGCTACGGCAACAACGAGCACCTGATGCTGGTGCGCGATGTCACCCGCATCCACCAGCTGGAACAGATGCGCAAGGACTTCATCGCCAACGTGTCCCACGAGCTGCGCACGCCGCTGACGGTGATCACCGGCTATCTGGAAACCCTGCTGGACAACGTCGAAGACGTGAACCCCCGCTGGGGCCGCGCCCTGCAGCAGATGAGCCAGCAAGGTTCGCGCATGCAGACCTTGCTTAATGACCTGCTGCTGTTGGCCAAGTTGGAAGCCACCGACTACCCCTCGGACAACCAGCCGGTGGCGGTCGATGCCTTGCTCGCGGCGATCAAGAACGACGCCCAGGCCCTATCCGGGCCGCGCAACCAGCGCATTACCCTCGAAGCCGCGCCCGGTGTATGCCTGAAGGGCAGCGAGTCGGAGTTACGCAGTGCCTTTTCCAACTTGGTATTCAACGCAGTCAAATATACCCAGGACGAAGGCAGTATCCGCATCCGCTGGTGGGCCGATGCCCAGGGCGCGCACCTGTCGGTACAGGACTCGGGGGTGGGTATCGATGCCAAGCATTTGCCACGCCTGACCGAACGCTTCTACCGGGTGGACTCCAGCCGTGCTTCGAATACCGGCGGCACCGGGCTGGGACTGGCAATCGTCAAGCATGTGCTGATGCGCCACCGTGGCAAGCTGGAGATCAGCAGCGTGCCGGGGCATGGCAGTACCTTTACCTGTCACTTTGCGCCTGCACAATTGGCTAACGGCAAGGGTTGAGTGCTTCGGGGGCTGCTTTGCAGCCCCAATGAATCCGCTGCCCTTTGCTTTTACCGTCCTAGCCGCTACATTGGATCCCCTGTGCCAGCAAGAGCTGGCACTTTTTTTCTCTCTATCTCAAAGACGGACCCCGTAAAAACTCCATCATGGACCCTTCCCCTGGTATCAGCCTCACCTCGTTATTCGCCGATTTCGGCATGATCATCTTTGCCCTGCTGCTGGTGCTGCTCAACGGCTTCTTCGTTGCGGCCGAATTCGCCATGGTCAAGCTGCGCTCCACCCGCGTAGAGTCCATCGCCGAACAACATGGCTGGCGCGGCAACATTCTGCGCAAGGTACACAACCAGCTCGACGCCTACCTGTCGGCCTGCCAGTTGGGTATCACCCTCGCCTCCCTGGGCCTGGGGTGGGTTGGTGAACCGGCCTTCGCCCACCTGCTCGAGCCGCTGCTGGCGT
Proteins encoded:
- a CDS encoding aminoacyl-tRNA deacylase and HDOD domain-containing protein — protein: MTEVALDTATPHAPSVIRLLLDKLGVAYREVVEHPQLPAASRVQAVLVDDEVGAMMVLFPQSQLLDLDRLAELTGRKLTAVSVPRLKQMLDKHQLKALPGIPGLTSSPCQYEKSLLGVDTVYIQSGEAGLLLEIEHAHFKRMLAKASASSFGQDVEAINPNLDRPDDDTREISQAVQAFTARRIQKRLEETIEIPPLADTAQKIIKLRVDPNASIDDITGVVETDPALAAQVVSWAASPYYASPGKIRSVEDAIVRVLGFDLVINLALGLALGKTLSLPKDQPQQATPYWQQSIYTAAIIEGLTRAMPRAERPEAGLTYLAGLLHNFGYLLLAHVFPPHFSLICRHLEVNPHLNHTYVEQHLLGISREQIGAWLMKLWDMPEELSTALRFQHDPAYDGEYSAFPNLVCLATRLLRARGIGSGPQEEIPDQLLERLGITRDKADDAVNKVLEAESLLRELASQFHAPH
- a CDS encoding HU family DNA-binding protein — translated: MRKPELAAVIAEKADLTKEKANQVLNAILDSITGALDKDTVTLVGFGTFEKRHRGARTGKNPQTGEPVKIKASNTVAFKPGKNLRDSVNAPAKPAKKGK
- a CDS encoding NAD(P)/FAD-dependent oxidoreductase, with amino-acid sequence MTSPVVIVGTGLAGYNLAREFRKLDAQTPLLLITADDGRSYSKPMLSMGFAKQKDADGLCMAEAGAMAEQLNAEIRTHTRISGIDPGHQRLWIGEEAVEYRDLVLAWGAQTVQVQIEGDGGDGLFPINDLEDYARFRAAADGKQRVLILGAGLIGCEFANDMSQGGFQVDVVAPCEQIMPTLLHPAAAAAVQAGLEGLGVRFHLGPVLTRLQQVTQGLEAHLSDGRVIACDLVVSAIGLRPRIDLAAAAGLQTNRGVCVDRELRTCHANIFALGDCAEVEGINLLYVMPLMSCARALAQTLAGKPTAVAYGPMPITVKTPACPLVVSPPPRGQEGTWQVEGQGNDLKVLCVDTDGKLLGYALTGAAVMDKLALNRQLPPVMA
- a CDS encoding rubredoxin, whose product is MKKWQCIVCGLIYDEAEGWPDDGIAPGTRWEDVPQDWLCPDCGVGKSDFEMISIG
- a CDS encoding chorismate lyase — translated: MSYESPQAAAVAWLPYSQLATDIDQPTLDWLFDEGSLTRRLTRLSLDHFSVTPLFEGWQPLRDDESQALGIAAGAEGWVREVYLRGHGQPWVFARSVASRSALERGGLDLETLGSRSLGELLFCDQAFIRHPIEVCSYPQPWLPSEAAHTALWGRRSRFERGGLELLVAEVFLPALWQAAKEENR
- the ubiA gene encoding 4-hydroxybenzoate octaprenyltransferase, giving the protein MYLQLLKSLNRVHPRAWDFVQLSRMDRPIGIYLLLWPTLSAVWIAGNGSPTLANVLIFALGVVLMRAAGCCINDFADRKVDGHVKRTADRPLASGRVRPREALTLFAVLVGVSFLLVLCTNSQTVWLSFGAVALAFCYPFMKRYTYYPQVVLGAAYSWGIPMAFTAAGGELPASAWLLYIANLLWTVGYDTYYAMVDRDDDLKIGVKSTAILFGDADRSIILTLQLLSLGCLLLAGSRFDLGGWFHLGLLGAAACFAWEYWSTRKLDRESCFKAFLHNHWAGLLVFMGVVLDYALR
- the phoB gene encoding phosphate regulon transcriptional regulator PhoB: MVGRNILIVDDEAPIREMIAVALEMAGYDCLEAENSQQAHAIIVDRKPDLILLDWMLPGTSGIELARRLKRDELTGDIPIIMLTAKGEEDNKIQGLEVGADDYITKPFSPRELVARLKAVLRRTGPSDSEAPIEVGGLLLDPISHRVTIDGKPAEMGPTEYRLLQFFMTHQERAYTRGQLLDQVWGGNVYVEERTVDVHIRRLRKALGEAYENLVQTVRGTGYRFSTKS
- the phoR gene encoding phosphate regulon sensor histidine kinase PhoR; translation: MNQNWHATLIRHLLLLITVCLIGGLVSGYYGWSLAIGLALYLSWTLKQLLRLHDWLRNHQPDEAPPDGYGLWGEVFDSIYHLQRRDQRVRGRLQAVIDRVQESTAALRDAVIMLDSDGNLEWWNRAAETLLGFKTPQDGGQQVTNLVRHPRFKEYFEAENYLEPLEIPSPINDRMRVQLHITRYGNNEHLMLVRDVTRIHQLEQMRKDFIANVSHELRTPLTVITGYLETLLDNVEDVNPRWGRALQQMSQQGSRMQTLLNDLLLLAKLEATDYPSDNQPVAVDALLAAIKNDAQALSGPRNQRITLEAAPGVCLKGSESELRSAFSNLVFNAVKYTQDEGSIRIRWWADAQGAHLSVQDSGVGIDAKHLPRLTERFYRVDSSRASNTGGTGLGLAIVKHVLMRHRGKLEISSVPGHGSTFTCHFAPAQLANGKG